Sequence from the Thermincola ferriacetica genome:
GCAGCACCCCTTTGGCCAGCGGCGACCGGAAGGCAAACAGCGCCGCTTCAATCTGGTGGGGGTTAAGGTCAACACTGGCGTCGAAAAGGGAACGCGACAGCTTCTCAACACCTTCTCCCGTTGTGTGGCGGGTCAGTTCATGGGCATAGTATTTGGCATGGTACGGTGTAGTCACTTATCTACAACTCCTTTGCCAAACTGTCAATACAATATAATTTTCAACAAAAACAGGCTCCCCCCTGCTTGCCGATACATTTTTTTATAATTCATAGCCCCACAGTTCAGGCATATACAGTTTGTTTAAACGTGTCCAAAATAACGGCGATTTTATCGAGCTTATTATAAAAGGAGGGCATATTATTCCGCGGAGCAGGGACTAAAATCGTCCTCCGGCCCGCAATCCACATAGTGGGAGCAACTGCCGGAAGAGATTTTATCCTTGAGTGGAAGAATAATATGCCCTCTTTTTTTACCTTGATTAAAATGATGCTCCTACTTATAAAAATACTGAATAACTATTCCCGAAATAACGCTGGCGGCGTAAAGGATACCGATTATCCGCAGGGTATCCTTCAAATTCCTGTTTTCTTTGACAAGAACCAAAATACCCAATCCGGCGCTGGCGGACAGTCCCGCCACCGCAGCGCCAAATCCTATACCGCCGCTTAAAAATATCTGTGTCACGGCCAGGGATGCAGCACAGTTGGGAATCAAACCTACCAAAGCGACAATTACCGGCTGCCATATACTATTCCCCAGGAGCAGGCCGTGCAGGTTTTCTTCCCCAATTTTAAAAATCAGGAAATTCAATAGCAAAGTCACACCGAACAGAAACACAAATATTTTCAGAGTATGAACCAGAGGGTGTATTATGATTTCCCTGAAGGGAGGTTTTTCAGCACCGCAACTGTGGCCGCAACAGCCCTTCTCATCACTGTCCTCCCCAGGTAAATGGCCGTCTTCTAAAGCCGCACATATTTCACTTTCCATATATGCATTGCTCAAACGACCGCCTACCAAATCAATACTGTATCCGGCCACCACTCCGATGATAATTTTAACCGTTAATAAAGGCAACAGTACTCCCACTTTGTCCGGCTGGGCCAAAATAATCGGTATTGCTTCATCGGACGTAGACAGGTAAACAGCAAGTAAAGTCCCCGTTGTAATAAGCCTTTGCGTATAAAGAGCCGTTGAAATAACAGAAAAACCGCATTGCGGTACCGATCCTAAGGCTGCTCCCACCAGGGGTCCCGCTTTTCCGGCTGTCTTGATTTTTTCCCTGATTTTGCCGCCGAATTTAAATTCTATAAATTCAATTGCCATATAAAAAACAAACAGCCACGGCAGCATTTTCGCCGTATCAACCAACGCATCCACAAAAAGGTCAAACATACTTATCCCGCCTTAATAACTTTTTAGTAAGCGTAGCACCGTCCTTTTTCAACTGCGGCAATCTTTGCAGTAACCGAACAATTCAAACCGGTGGTTTGTTACCTTAAAATCAGTTGGTATATTATTTATATTCAGATTTTCCATGGGACAACCGTCAATTTTCCAGGCACCGCCGCATTTGAGGCAGACCAAATAATGGTGATGTTTCGGACCGCGGTCTATTTCAAAGCGGCTTTTTCCATCGTGAAAATCTAACTGACGGACCACCTGCAGTTCCTTTAAAATAGCCAGGTTTCTATAAACGGTATCAAAGCTCATCTTCGGATTTCTTGTCCTCAGCCGGTCAAAAATTTGTTTTGCGCTCAAGGGAACCTTTGCCTGAATAAGGGTCTTAATTATTTCTCTGCGCTGGGGAGTGATTTTGCAGTTGTGAGTAGCCAGTTCTTCCAAAATTCGCTGATATATCAAGGTTTCATCATCCCCCAATCAGAATCATTCTTATTTAGATTATAGGATTACCCTGACATTAGTGTCAACCAATGTTTATCCAAAAAAAAATTCGTATTTCGTCAATCTTCTAAAGGTTAACCCAATTTCCCCCAATTTAAACAAAGAGCCGGGCTTTTTACACCCGGCTCTCTGTTTAAACATATTTATCCAGTTCTTTTTTCAGGTCTTCCTTGGGCCTGAAACCGACCAAACGGTCAACTTCTTTGCCTCCCTTAAACACCAGTAAAGTAGGGATACTCATAACACCGTATTTGGCAGCAGTAGCCCGGTTTTCATCGACGTTGACCTTACCAATCTTCATCTTACCGTCATACTCTACGGCAAGTTCGTCGATAACGGGAGCAATCATGCGGCAGGGCCCGCACCAGGATGCCCAGAAATCCACCAATACAACGCCTTCGTAATTTTCCACCTGTTCGCCAAAATTAGCGTCAGTTAAAGTAAGTACCTTATCACCGGCCATGATAAACACTCCTTTCTGGTTTTGTTATTTATTCAGCAAACCTGGTTAAAATCTTAACCAGTTTTTGAAGTTCTTCCAATTTACTTTCCATATCGTCAGACTGCATTGACTTGGACATACATTCAACGGCATAATGATTTAGAATCAGGTTACCGACCATTTTCAGCGCAGCCCTGGCGGCAGCCACCTGAGTCAGGATATCCTGGCAGTTTTTGCCTTCCTGAATCATTTTCCTGATTCCTTTGACCTGTCCCTCGACTCTTTTCAGGCGTTTTTCCAACTGGTCTTTAACATCAAGGTTCTGCATCTGGAAATCCTCCTCCAATATCCACCTACCCCTACAGGGTATGCAGGTAACTTTATTATAATAGCTTAGTCTTTGTTTGTCAACGTTTGTTGGCACTTTCTGCCTGCGTACTCCCTGACAGTCATACTCTTTGCATCCCGAGCAAATCCCTGACAACTTCCCCGGCTATGATAAGGCCGGCTACAGAAGGTACAAATGAAATGCTGCCCGGAATCTGCCGCCGCAAGGTACAGTTGGCCGTTTCTTTATTCGTACATATACAGGCCGTTTTGCAATCAATTTCCGTAGCCCGGGGCGTAAGCGGCGGTTCCTCAGAATAAACCACTTTTACACCCCCAGTTATACCCCGCTGTCTCAATTCCTTGCGGATTACTCTGGCCAGGGGGTCCACTGAAGTTTCCGAAATATCCGCCACCCGAAAACGGGTGGGATCCAGTTTATTACCCGCCCCCATAGCCGATATAACCGGCACTCCCGCCTTTAGTGAACGTTCTATCAGATCCAGCTTCCCCGTTACGTTGTCAATCGCATCAACTACATAATCGAGGCCCCGGGCAAAGAATTGCCCGCCATTTTCAGGAGTATAAAACTCCCTGATAGCATCCACCTGAATCCTGGGATTAATATCCTGAACCCGTTCTTTCATTAATTCCACCTTGGGCTTACCCACCGTTGACTGTAGGGCATGCAATTGCCTGTTGATATTGGTAAGACATACATCATCATGGTCAACCAGCACCAGGTGGCCAATGCCGGCCCTGGCCAAAGCCTCAGCGGTGTAGGAGCCTACCCCGCCTACCCCGAAGACGGCCACCTTGCTTGCAGCAAGCCTGTCCAAACCCTCCTGGCCAATAAGCAGTTCCGTTCTTGAAAACCTGTGTAACATCTGTATCCTCCGGTTGTATTGGAATGAAGCGCAATAAAATAACCCCACACATGTCGTGAGCCGCTGTAAATTGAACCTGTCTCTCACAGGTGGGTGCCCTCCTGCCTGCTTTTTGTGTCCACTCGAAGGAGGCATACAAGCCACAGACAGAGTCAGGCTCCCTTAGTATTGGTGTTGGCTCAATACTAATCGGCTTTCACGAACATAGTAGGGTGTTGCTACAATTTGGATATATTCGATTACACTATTAATATATCATACATGTTTTGCCCTTATCAAGAGCCAATAAATGCTATTTTATGGTCTATATATATTATTTCTCTAGGGCTCGCCGATTATTCCACCGAATTGCACTGTTAATTCAGGGAACCACAGACTATTTTGGGGCCACCACATTAAGTTTGATATGTAGTTCTCTTAACTGTTTTGCCGTAACCTCCGAAGGAGCCTGCGTCATCAAATCTGTAGCGCTTTGTGTTTTGGGGAATGCGATTACATCCCTGATAGAATCCCGACCGGCCATAAGCATAACCATGCGGTCGAGACCAAAAGCAATACCGCCATGCGGAGGCGTTCCGTATTCAAAAGCTTCCAGCATGAACCCGAATTTTTCAATAGCTTCTTCCGGCGACAAGCCAAGGAGAGTAAACATTTTTTCCTGTACCTGCCGGGAATGAATCCGGATACTGCCACCACCGAGTTCCACCCCATTGAGGACCACATCGTAAGCCTTGGCCCTGACCACCAACGGATCGGAATCCAACAGGGGAATATCTTCATCCATCGGAGAAGTAAAGGGATGGTGGATGGCCACATACCTTCGTTCTTCCTCGTCATATTCGAGCAGGGGGAATTCAACAATCCATACAAATTTAAATACCTTACCGTCAATCAGGTTTAGCCTCCTGGCCAGCTCGACCCTCAGATGACCCAGGGCATCTGCCACTATCGACGGCTTGTCGGCAACAAAGAAAAGCAGGTCTCCCGGCTCTGCCTCGAACCTTTCCAAAATGACTTTAATTTCTTCTTCTTTAAAAAATTTCAAAATCGGCGACTTGAGTCCGTCTTCCGTTACCACAATATAGGCAAGGCCTTTGGCGCCGTATATACCCACAAATTGCGTCAGGTCATCAATTTCTTTGCGGCTGAACCCGGCACAGCCCTTGGCATTAATTCCTTTGACCTGACCGCCACCGGCAGCTACGGAAGCGAAAACCTTAAAATCAGAGTCTTTGGCTATATCGGTAAAGTCTTTCAGTTCCAGACCAAACCGCAGGTCGGGTTTATCTGAACCATACCTGTCAATAGCTTCTTTGTATGTTAGACGCTCAAAGGGCGTTGTAATCTCTATTCCTGCCGCCCTGAAGGCATGGGCCAGCATTTCTTCTGTTAAAGCCAGGACATCATCTATATCAACAAAAGACATCTCCATATCTACCTGGGTAAATTCCGGCTGGCGGTCGGCACGTAAGTCCTCGTCACGGAAACAACGGACTATTTGGAAATATTTTTCCATGCCCGCCACCATTAAGATCTGCTTGAATATTTGCGGCGACTGGGGTAAAGCGTAAAATTTCCCGGGATTAACCCGGCTGGGAACCAGATAATCACGCGCTCCCTCCGGCGTACTCTTGGTAAGCATCGGGGTCTCAATTTCCAGGAAACCGGCCTTGTCGAGAAACTCCCGGATCGCCATGGTGGTTTTGTGCCTTAAAATCATATTCCGCTGCATATCGGGCCGCCTTAAATCCAGGTAACGATACTTCAGCCTGAGGTTTTCATCCACATCAACATCTTCTTCGATGTAAAAAGGCGGAGTCTTGGCTTTATTTAAAATGCGCACTTCCAGGCAGTTAACATCTATTTCGCCGGTAGGCAGGTTTTCATTAACAGTTCCTTCCGGCCGCGCCACCACCTGTCCCCTTACTGCCAACACATATTCAGACCGGATGATCTCTGCCTTGGCAAAGGCTTCCTTATCCACATCGGGGCTGAAAACCACCTGGACCAAACCAGAACGATCACGCAGGTCAACAAAAATCAGGCCCCCATGGTCCCGCCGGCGTTGTACCCAGCCCATAAGCACAACTTCCTCGCCAATGTTGGTCTTCCTTAATTCTCCACAATGATGGGTCCTTTTTAATCCTTTCAGCGATGCCGTCATTCCTTCTCCTCCTTGCACTTTTCCTGGTCAAAATTACCTTTAGTCTATCTTTTTTAAATAATTTATTAATT
This genomic interval carries:
- a CDS encoding putative manganese transporter, coding for MFDLFVDALVDTAKMLPWLFVFYMAIEFIEFKFGGKIREKIKTAGKAGPLVGAALGSVPQCGFSVISTALYTQRLITTGTLLAVYLSTSDEAIPIILAQPDKVGVLLPLLTVKIIIGVVAGYSIDLVGGRLSNAYMESEICAALEDGHLPGEDSDEKGCCGHSCGAEKPPFREIIIHPLVHTLKIFVFLFGVTLLLNFLIFKIGEENLHGLLLGNSIWQPVIVALVGLIPNCAASLAVTQIFLSGGIGFGAAVAGLSASAGLGILVLVKENRNLKDTLRIIGILYAASVISGIVIQYFYK
- the aspS gene encoding aspartate--tRNA ligase, producing the protein MTASLKGLKRTHHCGELRKTNIGEEVVLMGWVQRRRDHGGLIFVDLRDRSGLVQVVFSPDVDKEAFAKAEIIRSEYVLAVRGQVVARPEGTVNENLPTGEIDVNCLEVRILNKAKTPPFYIEEDVDVDENLRLKYRYLDLRRPDMQRNMILRHKTTMAIREFLDKAGFLEIETPMLTKSTPEGARDYLVPSRVNPGKFYALPQSPQIFKQILMVAGMEKYFQIVRCFRDEDLRADRQPEFTQVDMEMSFVDIDDVLALTEEMLAHAFRAAGIEITTPFERLTYKEAIDRYGSDKPDLRFGLELKDFTDIAKDSDFKVFASVAAGGGQVKGINAKGCAGFSRKEIDDLTQFVGIYGAKGLAYIVVTEDGLKSPILKFFKEEEIKVILERFEAEPGDLLFFVADKPSIVADALGHLRVELARRLNLIDGKVFKFVWIVEFPLLEYDEEERRYVAIHHPFTSPMDEDIPLLDSDPLVVRAKAYDVVLNGVELGGGSIRIHSRQVQEKMFTLLGLSPEEAIEKFGFMLEAFEYGTPPHGGIAFGLDRMVMLMAGRDSIRDVIAFPKTQSATDLMTQAPSEVTAKQLRELHIKLNVVAPK
- a CDS encoding metal-sensitive transcriptional regulator translates to MQNLDVKDQLEKRLKRVEGQVKGIRKMIQEGKNCQDILTQVAAARAALKMVGNLILNHYAVECMSKSMQSDDMESKLEELQKLVKILTRFAE
- a CDS encoding Fur family transcriptional regulator, with the protein product MIYQRILEELATHNCKITPQRREIIKTLIQAKVPLSAKQIFDRLRTRNPKMSFDTVYRNLAILKELQVVRQLDFHDGKSRFEIDRGPKHHHYLVCLKCGGAWKIDGCPMENLNINNIPTDFKVTNHRFELFGYCKDCRS
- a CDS encoding tRNA threonylcarbamoyladenosine dehydratase; translation: MLHRFSRTELLIGQEGLDRLAASKVAVFGVGGVGSYTAEALARAGIGHLVLVDHDDVCLTNINRQLHALQSTVGKPKVELMKERVQDINPRIQVDAIREFYTPENGGQFFARGLDYVVDAIDNVTGKLDLIERSLKAGVPVISAMGAGNKLDPTRFRVADISETSVDPLARVIRKELRQRGITGGVKVVYSEEPPLTPRATEIDCKTACICTNKETANCTLRRQIPGSISFVPSVAGLIIAGEVVRDLLGMQRV
- the trxA gene encoding thioredoxin, with the translated sequence MAGDKVLTLTDANFGEQVENYEGVVLVDFWASWCGPCRMIAPVIDELAVEYDGKMKIGKVNVDENRATAAKYGVMSIPTLLVFKGGKEVDRLVGFRPKEDLKKELDKYV